One part of the Sciurus carolinensis chromosome 4, mSciCar1.2, whole genome shotgun sequence genome encodes these proteins:
- the Xrcc6 gene encoding X-ray repair cross-complementing protein 6 isoform X1 — translation MSGWESYYKTEGDEEEEEKEESPEAGGEYKYSGRDSLIFLVDASMAMFESQGEDELTPFDMSIQCIQSVYASKIISSDRDLLAVVFYGTKKDKNSVNFKNIYVLQELDNPGAKRMLELDQFKGQQGKKHFQDLIGHGSDYSLSEVLWVCANLFSNVQFKMSHKRIMLFTNEDNPHGNDSSKASRARTKASDLRDTGIFLDLMHLKKCGGFDISLFYRDIISIAEDEDLGVHFEESSKLEDLLRKVRAKETRKRVLSRLKFKLNKDIAFTVGIYNLVQKAHKPFPMRLYRETNEPVKTKTRTFNVNTGSLLLPSDTKRSQTYGSRQIVLEKEETEELKRFDEPGLILLGFKPLLMLKKHHYLRPSLFVYPEESLVNGSSTLFSALLEKCLEKAVIAVCRYTPRKNIPPYFVALVPQEEELDDQKIQVTPPGFQLVFLPYADDKRKVPFTEKVMANPEQIDKMKAIVQKLRFKYRSDSFENPVLQQHFRNLEALALDLMEPEQAVDLTLPKVEAMNKRLGSLVDEFKELVYPPDYNPECKVSKRKQDDGGSGSKRLKVEVSEEELKAHIAKGTLGKLTVPMLKEACRVYGLKGGLKKQELLATLTEHFQKD, via the exons ATGTCAGGGTGGGAGTCTTACTACAAAACCGAGGGcgatgaagaggaagaagaaaaagaggaaagccCTGAAGCAGGTG gagaatataaatattcaggaagagacagtttgatttttttggttgATGCCTCCATGGCCATGTTTGAATCTCAGGGTGAAGATGAATTGACTCCTTTTGATATGAGTATCCAG tgtaTCCAGAGTGTATATGCCAGTAAGATCATAAGCAGTGATCGAGATCTCTTGGCAGTGGTATTCTATGGTAccaagaaagacaaaaattcagtgaatttcaaaaatatttacgtCTTACAAGAGTTGGATAATCCAG GTGCAAAACGAATGCTAGAGCTTGACCAGTTTAAGGGGCAgcagggaaaaaaacattttcaagacCTAATTGGCCATGGATCTGACTACTCATTGAGTGAAGTGCTGTGGGTCTGTGCCAACCTCTTTAGCAATGTCCAGTTTAAGATGAGTCATAAGAGGATCATGCTGTTCACCAATGAAGACAACCCCCATGGCAATGACAGTTCAAAAGCCAGCCGGGCCAGGACCAAAGCTAGTGATCTTCGTGACACAG GAATCTTCCTTGACTTGATGCATCTGAAGAAATGTGGGGGCTTTGACATATCCTTGTTCTACAGAGATATCATCAGCATAGCAGAGGATGAGGATCTTGGGGTTCACTTTGAGGAATCAAGCAAGTTGGAAGACCTGTTGAGGAAAGTTCGTGCCAAGGAGACCAGGAAGCGAGTGCTGTCCCG gtTAAAGTTTAAGCTCAACAAGGATATAGCGTTCACTGTAGGCATTTATAACTTGGTCCAGAAGGCTCACAAGCCTTTTCCAATGAGGCTGTATCGGGAAACAAATGAACCAGTGAAAACCAAGACACGGACATTTAATGTAAATACAGGCAGTTTGCTCCTGCCTAGCGACACCAAGAGATCTCAG ACCTATGGGAGTCGTCAGATTGTACTagagaaagaggaaacagaagagcTGAAGCGGTTCGATGAACCAGGTTTGATTCTCCTTGGCTTTAAGCCCTTGCTAATGCTGAAGAAGCACCATTACCTGAGGCCCTCCCTGTTTGTTTACCCTGAGGAGTCCCTGGTAAACG GGAGCTCAACCCTGTTCAGTGCTCTGCTGGAGAAGTGTCTGGAGAAGGCCGTCATAGCAGTGTGCAGATACACACCCCGCAAGAACATCCCCCCTTATTTTGTGGCTTTGGTGCCACAGGAAGAAGAGCTGGATGACCAGAAAATTCAGGTGACTCCTCCAG GCTTTCAGCTTGTCTTCCTCCCCTATGCTGATGATAAACGGAAAGTGCCCTTTACTGAAAAAGTCATGGCCAACCCTGAACAGATAGACAAGATGAAAGCCATCGTTCAGAAGTTACGCTTCAAATACAG AAGTGACAGCTTTGAGAACCCAGTGCTACAGCAGCACTTCAGGAATCTAGAGGCCTTAGCTTTGGATTTGATGGAGCCTGAACAAGCAGTAGATCTGACAT TGCCCAAGGTTGAAGCAATGAATAAAAGACTAGGCTCCTTGGTAGATGAGTTTAAGGAACTTGTCTACCCACCAGATTACAATCCTGAGTGCAAAGTTAGCAAGCGAAAACAAG ATGATGGAGGTTCTGGAAGCAAAAGGCTCAAAGTGGAGGTGTCTGAAGAGGAACTGAAGGCCCACATTGCCAAGGGCACACTGGGCAAGCTTACGGTGCCCATGCTGAAGGAGGCCTGCAGGGTGTACGGGCTGAAGGGTGGGCTGAAGAAGCAGGAGCTGCTGGCCACCCTCACTGAGCACTTCCAGAAGGACTGA
- the Xrcc6 gene encoding X-ray repair cross-complementing protein 6 isoform X3, producing MSGWESYYKTEGDEEEEEKEESPEAGGEYKYSGRDSLIFLVDASMAMFESQGEDELTPFDMSIQCIQSVYASKIISSDRDLLAVVFYGTKKDKNSVNFKNIYVLQELDNPGAKRMLELDQFKGQQGKKHFQDLIGHGSDYSLSEVLWVCANLFSNVQFKMSHKRIMLFTNEDNPHGNDSSKASRARTKASDLRDTGIFLDLMHLKKCGGFDISLFYRDIISIAEDEDLGVHFEESSKLEDLLRKVRAKETRKRVLSRLKFKLNKDIAFTVGIYNLVQKAHKPFPMRLYRETNEPVKTKTRTFNVNTGSLLLPSDTKRSQTYGSRQIVLEKEETEELKRFDEPGLILLGFKPLLMLKKHHYLRPSLFVYPEESLVNGSSTLFSALLEKCLEKAVIAVCRYTPRKNIPPYFVALVPQEEELDDQKIQVTPPGFQLVFLPYADDKRKVPFTEKVMANPEQIDKMKAIVQKLRFKYRSDSFENPVLQQHFRNLEALALDLMEPEQAVDLTYDGGSGSKRLKVEVSEEELKAHIAKGTLGKLTVPMLKEACRVYGLKGGLKKQELLATLTEHFQKD from the exons ATGTCAGGGTGGGAGTCTTACTACAAAACCGAGGGcgatgaagaggaagaagaaaaagaggaaagccCTGAAGCAGGTG gagaatataaatattcaggaagagacagtttgatttttttggttgATGCCTCCATGGCCATGTTTGAATCTCAGGGTGAAGATGAATTGACTCCTTTTGATATGAGTATCCAG tgtaTCCAGAGTGTATATGCCAGTAAGATCATAAGCAGTGATCGAGATCTCTTGGCAGTGGTATTCTATGGTAccaagaaagacaaaaattcagtgaatttcaaaaatatttacgtCTTACAAGAGTTGGATAATCCAG GTGCAAAACGAATGCTAGAGCTTGACCAGTTTAAGGGGCAgcagggaaaaaaacattttcaagacCTAATTGGCCATGGATCTGACTACTCATTGAGTGAAGTGCTGTGGGTCTGTGCCAACCTCTTTAGCAATGTCCAGTTTAAGATGAGTCATAAGAGGATCATGCTGTTCACCAATGAAGACAACCCCCATGGCAATGACAGTTCAAAAGCCAGCCGGGCCAGGACCAAAGCTAGTGATCTTCGTGACACAG GAATCTTCCTTGACTTGATGCATCTGAAGAAATGTGGGGGCTTTGACATATCCTTGTTCTACAGAGATATCATCAGCATAGCAGAGGATGAGGATCTTGGGGTTCACTTTGAGGAATCAAGCAAGTTGGAAGACCTGTTGAGGAAAGTTCGTGCCAAGGAGACCAGGAAGCGAGTGCTGTCCCG gtTAAAGTTTAAGCTCAACAAGGATATAGCGTTCACTGTAGGCATTTATAACTTGGTCCAGAAGGCTCACAAGCCTTTTCCAATGAGGCTGTATCGGGAAACAAATGAACCAGTGAAAACCAAGACACGGACATTTAATGTAAATACAGGCAGTTTGCTCCTGCCTAGCGACACCAAGAGATCTCAG ACCTATGGGAGTCGTCAGATTGTACTagagaaagaggaaacagaagagcTGAAGCGGTTCGATGAACCAGGTTTGATTCTCCTTGGCTTTAAGCCCTTGCTAATGCTGAAGAAGCACCATTACCTGAGGCCCTCCCTGTTTGTTTACCCTGAGGAGTCCCTGGTAAACG GGAGCTCAACCCTGTTCAGTGCTCTGCTGGAGAAGTGTCTGGAGAAGGCCGTCATAGCAGTGTGCAGATACACACCCCGCAAGAACATCCCCCCTTATTTTGTGGCTTTGGTGCCACAGGAAGAAGAGCTGGATGACCAGAAAATTCAGGTGACTCCTCCAG GCTTTCAGCTTGTCTTCCTCCCCTATGCTGATGATAAACGGAAAGTGCCCTTTACTGAAAAAGTCATGGCCAACCCTGAACAGATAGACAAGATGAAAGCCATCGTTCAGAAGTTACGCTTCAAATACAG AAGTGACAGCTTTGAGAACCCAGTGCTACAGCAGCACTTCAGGAATCTAGAGGCCTTAGCTTTGGATTTGATGGAGCCTGAACAAGCAGTAGATCTGACAT ATGATGGAGGTTCTGGAAGCAAAAGGCTCAAAGTGGAGGTGTCTGAAGAGGAACTGAAGGCCCACATTGCCAAGGGCACACTGGGCAAGCTTACGGTGCCCATGCTGAAGGAGGCCTGCAGGGTGTACGGGCTGAAGGGTGGGCTGAAGAAGCAGGAGCTGCTGGCCACCCTCACTGAGCACTTCCAGAAGGACTGA
- the Xrcc6 gene encoding X-ray repair cross-complementing protein 6 isoform X2, with translation MSGWESYYKTEGDEEEEEKEESPEAGGEYKYSGRDSLIFLVDASMAMFESQGEDELTPFDMSIQCIQSVYASKIISSDRDLLAVVFYGTKKDKNSVNFKNIYVLQELDNPGAKRMLELDQFKGQQGKKHFQDLIGHGSDYSLSEVLWVCANLFSNVQFKMSHKRIMLFTNEDNPHGNDSSKASRARTKASDLRDTGIFLDLMHLKKCGGFDISLFYRDIISIAEDEDLGVHFEESSKLEDLLRKVRAKETRKRVLSRLKFKLNKDIAFTVGIYNLVQKAHKPFPMRLYRETNEPVKTKTRTFNVNTGSLLLPSDTKRSQTYGSRQIVLEKEETEELKRFDEPGSSTLFSALLEKCLEKAVIAVCRYTPRKNIPPYFVALVPQEEELDDQKIQVTPPGFQLVFLPYADDKRKVPFTEKVMANPEQIDKMKAIVQKLRFKYRSDSFENPVLQQHFRNLEALALDLMEPEQAVDLTLPKVEAMNKRLGSLVDEFKELVYPPDYNPECKVSKRKQDDGGSGSKRLKVEVSEEELKAHIAKGTLGKLTVPMLKEACRVYGLKGGLKKQELLATLTEHFQKD, from the exons ATGTCAGGGTGGGAGTCTTACTACAAAACCGAGGGcgatgaagaggaagaagaaaaagaggaaagccCTGAAGCAGGTG gagaatataaatattcaggaagagacagtttgatttttttggttgATGCCTCCATGGCCATGTTTGAATCTCAGGGTGAAGATGAATTGACTCCTTTTGATATGAGTATCCAG tgtaTCCAGAGTGTATATGCCAGTAAGATCATAAGCAGTGATCGAGATCTCTTGGCAGTGGTATTCTATGGTAccaagaaagacaaaaattcagtgaatttcaaaaatatttacgtCTTACAAGAGTTGGATAATCCAG GTGCAAAACGAATGCTAGAGCTTGACCAGTTTAAGGGGCAgcagggaaaaaaacattttcaagacCTAATTGGCCATGGATCTGACTACTCATTGAGTGAAGTGCTGTGGGTCTGTGCCAACCTCTTTAGCAATGTCCAGTTTAAGATGAGTCATAAGAGGATCATGCTGTTCACCAATGAAGACAACCCCCATGGCAATGACAGTTCAAAAGCCAGCCGGGCCAGGACCAAAGCTAGTGATCTTCGTGACACAG GAATCTTCCTTGACTTGATGCATCTGAAGAAATGTGGGGGCTTTGACATATCCTTGTTCTACAGAGATATCATCAGCATAGCAGAGGATGAGGATCTTGGGGTTCACTTTGAGGAATCAAGCAAGTTGGAAGACCTGTTGAGGAAAGTTCGTGCCAAGGAGACCAGGAAGCGAGTGCTGTCCCG gtTAAAGTTTAAGCTCAACAAGGATATAGCGTTCACTGTAGGCATTTATAACTTGGTCCAGAAGGCTCACAAGCCTTTTCCAATGAGGCTGTATCGGGAAACAAATGAACCAGTGAAAACCAAGACACGGACATTTAATGTAAATACAGGCAGTTTGCTCCTGCCTAGCGACACCAAGAGATCTCAG ACCTATGGGAGTCGTCAGATTGTACTagagaaagaggaaacagaagagcTGAAGCGGTTCGATGAACCAG GGAGCTCAACCCTGTTCAGTGCTCTGCTGGAGAAGTGTCTGGAGAAGGCCGTCATAGCAGTGTGCAGATACACACCCCGCAAGAACATCCCCCCTTATTTTGTGGCTTTGGTGCCACAGGAAGAAGAGCTGGATGACCAGAAAATTCAGGTGACTCCTCCAG GCTTTCAGCTTGTCTTCCTCCCCTATGCTGATGATAAACGGAAAGTGCCCTTTACTGAAAAAGTCATGGCCAACCCTGAACAGATAGACAAGATGAAAGCCATCGTTCAGAAGTTACGCTTCAAATACAG AAGTGACAGCTTTGAGAACCCAGTGCTACAGCAGCACTTCAGGAATCTAGAGGCCTTAGCTTTGGATTTGATGGAGCCTGAACAAGCAGTAGATCTGACAT TGCCCAAGGTTGAAGCAATGAATAAAAGACTAGGCTCCTTGGTAGATGAGTTTAAGGAACTTGTCTACCCACCAGATTACAATCCTGAGTGCAAAGTTAGCAAGCGAAAACAAG ATGATGGAGGTTCTGGAAGCAAAAGGCTCAAAGTGGAGGTGTCTGAAGAGGAACTGAAGGCCCACATTGCCAAGGGCACACTGGGCAAGCTTACGGTGCCCATGCTGAAGGAGGCCTGCAGGGTGTACGGGCTGAAGGGTGGGCTGAAGAAGCAGGAGCTGCTGGCCACCCTCACTGAGCACTTCCAGAAGGACTGA